In one Hemiscyllium ocellatum isolate sHemOce1 chromosome 29, sHemOce1.pat.X.cur, whole genome shotgun sequence genomic region, the following are encoded:
- the LOC132829600 gene encoding palmitoyl-protein thioesterase ABHD10, mitochondrial-like, translating to MPSIQFLTRLSLPRLAYHKISGRNPGVVFLSGFKSDMNAVKALAMEEFCRSAGYSFVRFDYTGCGSSEGDSEDCSLGDWKNDVLTVLDTLTTGPQVLVGSSMGGWLMLLAALAKPEKVAGLVGIATAADHFVTVFNQLPSEARADIERTGKYNMLSKYSASGFYTIKYNFIKESEEHCLLQSSINILCPVRLLHGMKDDAVPWHVSIKVAEQLVSNDVDIILRKNAEHRFSEDEDIKLLTTVVSELLQKLTEEDRK from the exons ATGCCTTCGATTCAGTTTCTCACAAGGCTGTCTTTGCCTCGTTTGGCCTACCATAAAATTTCTGGGCGGAATCCCGGGGTTGTGTTCCTGTCAGGATTCAAGTCCGACATGAATGCAGTGAAGGCACTGGCCATGGAGGAGTTCTGCCGTTCAGCAGggtactcctttgtcag GTTTGATTATACCGGCTGTGGCAGTTCCGAAGGTGATTCTGAGGACTGCAGTTTGGGAGATTGGAAGAATGACGTGCTGACAGTCTTGGACACTCTCACCACAGGACCACAG GTTCTTGTTGGCTCCAGCATGGGTGGTTGGCTTATGTTATTGGCTGCCCTTGCAAAGCCAGAGAAAGTGGCCGGGTTGGTTGGTATAGCAACAGCTGCTGATCATTTTGTAACTGTTTTCAACCAGCTCCCCTCTGAG GCTAGAGCAGATATTGAGAGGACAGGCAAATACAATATGCTATCCAAGTACAGTGCCAGTGGCTTCTACACCATAAAATATAACTTTATAAAGGAATCAGAGGAGCACTGTCTGCTACAAAGCAGCATCAACATCTTATGCCCAGTGCGGCTCTTGCATGGCATGAAGGATGACGCGGTCCCCTGGCATGTTTCCATCAAAGTGGCAGAACAACTTGTCAGCAATGATGTGGACATCATCCTCCGAAAGAATGCAGAGCACAGGTTTTCAGAGGATGAGGATATCAAGCTTCTGACTACTGTCGTTAGTGAGCTGCTGCAAAAGTTAACCGAGGAAGAtcgaaaataa